A stretch of the Staphylococcus sp. NRL 16/872 genome encodes the following:
- the secG gene encoding preprotein translocase subunit SecG, with translation MHTLFIVLLIIDCIALITVVLLQEGKSNGLSGAISGGAEQLFGKQKQRGVDLFLHRLTIILAVIFFLLMICISYLGL, from the coding sequence ATGCATACACTTTTTATAGTACTATTAATAATCGATTGTATTGCATTAATCACTGTTGTATTACTCCAAGAAGGTAAAAGTAATGGCCTTTCAGGTGCTATTAGTGGTGGCGCAGAACAGTTATTCGGTAAACAAAAACAACGTGGCGTCGATTTATTCTTGCATAGATTAACAATTATTTTAGCAGTCATTTTCTTCTTATTAATGATTTGCATAAGTTATTTAGGTTTATAA
- the eno gene encoding surface-displayed alpha-enolase has product MPIITDVYAREVLDSRGNPTVEVEVLTESGAFGRALVPSGASTGEHEAVELRDGDKSRYSGKGVTKAVENVNEIIAPEIVEGEFSVLDQVSIDKMMIQLDGTSNKGKLGANAILGVSIAVARAAADLLGQPLYKYLGGFNGKQLPVPMMNIVNGGSHSDAPIAFQEFMILPTGAESFKEALRWGAEIFHNLKSILSERGLETAVGDEGGFAPKFEGTEDAVETIIKAIEKAGYKPGEDVFLGFDCASSEFYENGVYDYTKFEGEHGAKRSAAEQVDYLEELIGKYPIITIEDGMDENDWDGWKQLTDRIGDKVQLVGDDLFVTNTEILSKGIEQGIGNSILIKVNQIGTLTETFDAIEMAQKAGYTAVVSHRSGETEDTTIADIAVATNAGQIKTGSLSRTDRIAKYNQLLRIEDELYETAKFDGIKSFYNLDK; this is encoded by the coding sequence ATGCCAATTATTACAGATGTTTATGCTCGCGAAGTCTTAGACTCACGTGGTAACCCAACAGTTGAAGTTGAAGTTTTAACTGAAAGCGGTGCTTTTGGCCGTGCATTAGTACCATCAGGAGCTTCTACAGGTGAACACGAAGCAGTAGAATTACGTGATGGAGACAAATCTCGTTACAGTGGTAAAGGTGTAACTAAAGCCGTTGAAAATGTTAACGAAATTATTGCACCAGAAATCGTTGAAGGTGAATTCTCAGTATTAGATCAAGTATCTATCGATAAAATGATGATTCAATTAGACGGTACATCTAACAAAGGTAAATTAGGCGCAAACGCTATTTTAGGTGTGTCTATCGCAGTTGCACGTGCAGCAGCAGACTTATTAGGTCAACCTTTATACAAATACTTAGGTGGATTCAACGGTAAACAATTACCAGTTCCAATGATGAACATCGTTAATGGTGGTTCTCACTCAGACGCACCAATCGCATTCCAAGAATTCATGATCTTACCAACAGGTGCAGAATCATTCAAAGAAGCATTACGTTGGGGTGCTGAAATCTTCCATAACTTAAAATCAATCTTAAGCGAACGTGGTTTAGAAACTGCAGTAGGTGACGAAGGTGGTTTCGCTCCTAAATTCGAAGGTACTGAAGATGCTGTAGAAACAATTATCAAAGCCATCGAAAAAGCAGGTTACAAACCAGGCGAAGACGTATTCTTAGGATTTGACTGTGCATCATCAGAATTCTACGAAAACGGTGTATATGACTACACTAAATTCGAAGGTGAACATGGTGCGAAACGTAGCGCAGCTGAACAAGTTGACTACTTAGAAGAATTAATTGGTAAATACCCAATCATCACTATCGAGGACGGTATGGATGAAAACGACTGGGACGGTTGGAAACAATTAACTGACCGCATCGGTGACAAAGTTCAATTAGTAGGTGACGATTTATTCGTAACAAACACTGAAATCCTTTCTAAAGGTATTGAACAAGGTATCGGTAACTCAATCTTAATCAAAGTTAACCAAATCGGTACTTTAACTGAAACATTCGATGCAATCGAAATGGCTCAAAAAGCTGGTTACACTGCAGTAGTATCTCACCGTTCAGGTGAAACTGAAGATACAACAATCGCAGACATCGCCGTAGCTACAAACGCTGGCCAAATCAAAACAGGTTCATTATCAAGAACTGACCGTATCGCTAAATACAATCAATTATTACGTATCGAAGACGAATTATACGAAACTGCTAAATTTGATGGCATTAAATCTTTCTACAATTTAGATAAATAA
- the gpmI gene encoding 2,3-bisphosphoglycerate-independent phosphoglycerate mutase yields the protein MAKQPTALIILDGFANRESEHGNAVKQAHKPNFDRYYSKYPTTQIEASGLDVGLPEGQMGNSEVGHMNIGAGRIVYQSLTRINKSIEDGEFYENEVLSKAAQHVKDNDSALHVFGLLSDGGVHSHYKHLFALLELAKQKGLDKVYVHAFLDGRDVDQKSALKYIEETEAKFKELGLGQFASISGRYYAMDRDKRWDREEKAYNAIRNFEGPSYASAKEGVEANYTNDLTDEFVEPFIVEGQNNGVNDGDAVIFFNFRPDRAAQLSEVFTNKAFDGFKVEQVKDLFYATFTKYNDNVDAEVVFEKVDLTNTIGEVAQNNNLTQLRIAETEKYPHVTYFMSGGRNEEFEGERRRLIDSPKVATYDLKPEMSAYEVKDALLEELDKGDLDLIILNFANPDMVGHSGMLEPTIKAIEAVDECLGEVVDKILDMDGYAIITADHGNSDQVLTDDDQPMTTHTTNPVPVIVTKEGVTLRETGRLGDLAPTLLDLLNVEQPSDMTGESLIKH from the coding sequence ATGGCTAAACAACCAACAGCATTAATCATTTTAGATGGTTTTGCTAACCGAGAAAGCGAACATGGTAACGCTGTAAAACAAGCGCATAAACCTAACTTTGATCGCTATTACAGCAAATACCCAACAACTCAAATTGAAGCAAGTGGTTTAGACGTAGGTCTACCTGAAGGCCAAATGGGTAACTCTGAAGTTGGTCACATGAACATTGGTGCAGGACGTATTGTTTACCAAAGTTTAACTCGTATTAACAAATCAATTGAAGATGGCGAGTTTTATGAAAATGAAGTACTAAGCAAAGCTGCACAACATGTTAAAGACAATGATTCTGCATTACACGTATTTGGTTTATTATCAGACGGTGGTGTGCACAGTCACTACAAACATCTATTTGCATTATTAGAACTAGCTAAACAAAAAGGGTTAGATAAAGTTTATGTACATGCATTCTTAGATGGTCGTGACGTTGATCAAAAATCAGCGCTTAAATATATCGAAGAAACTGAAGCAAAATTTAAAGAATTAGGCTTAGGTCAATTCGCTTCAATCTCAGGTCGTTATTATGCAATGGACCGCGACAAACGTTGGGACCGTGAAGAAAAAGCATACAATGCTATTCGTAATTTCGAAGGACCATCTTATGCTTCAGCTAAAGAAGGTGTGGAAGCAAACTACACTAATGATTTAACAGATGAATTTGTGGAACCATTTATCGTTGAAGGTCAAAATAATGGCGTTAATGATGGAGATGCAGTTATCTTCTTTAACTTTCGTCCTGATAGAGCAGCACAATTATCAGAAGTATTTACTAATAAAGCATTTGATGGCTTTAAAGTAGAACAAGTGAAAGACTTATTCTATGCTACATTCACTAAATACAATGATAATGTGGATGCTGAAGTTGTCTTTGAAAAAGTGGACTTAACTAACACAATAGGTGAAGTTGCTCAAAATAATAACTTAACACAATTACGTATCGCAGAAACTGAAAAATATCCTCATGTTACTTATTTCATGAGTGGCGGACGTAATGAAGAATTCGAAGGTGAACGTCGTCGTTTAATAGATTCACCAAAAGTAGCAACGTATGACTTAAAACCAGAAATGAGTGCATATGAAGTTAAAGATGCATTACTTGAAGAGTTAGATAAAGGCGATTTAGATTTAATTATCTTAAACTTTGCTAACCCTGACATGGTTGGTCATAGTGGTATGTTAGAACCAACAATTAAAGCAATTGAAGCGGTAGACGAATGTTTAGGTGAAGTCGTTGACAAAATCTTAGACATGGATGGCTATGCAATTATCACAGCTGACCATGGTAACTCTGACCAAGTGTTAACTGATGATGATCAACCAATGACTACACATACTACTAATCCAGTACCAGTTATTGTTACGAAAGAAGGCGTTACATTACGTGAAACTGGACGTCTAGGCGATTTAGCACCAACATTACTTGACTTATTAAATGTTGAGCAACCATCAGACATGACTGGAGAGTCATTAATAAAACACTAA
- the tpiA gene encoding triose-phosphate isomerase produces the protein MRKPIIAGNWKMNKTVQEAKDFVNNLPALPDEKEVESVICAPTIQLDALISLVNDGKAKGLKIGAQNTYFEDNGAYTGETSPVALADLGVKYVVIGHSERRELFHETDEDVNKKAHAVFNHGMTPIICVGETDEERENGKANDIVSNQVKKAVESLSDDQLKEVVIAYEPIWAIGTGKSATSEDANEMCAQVRKTVAEVASQDVADATRIQYGGSVKPNNVKEYMAQSDIDGALVGGASLKVEDFVQLLEGAK, from the coding sequence ATGAGAAAACCAATCATAGCTGGTAACTGGAAAATGAATAAAACAGTTCAAGAAGCTAAAGACTTTGTAAATAATCTACCTGCATTACCTGATGAAAAAGAAGTTGAATCAGTCATTTGCGCACCAACAATTCAATTAGATGCATTAATTTCTCTAGTGAACGATGGTAAAGCAAAAGGATTAAAAATTGGTGCTCAAAACACTTATTTTGAAGATAATGGTGCATACACAGGAGAAACTTCTCCAGTAGCATTAGCTGACTTAGGTGTTAAATATGTTGTCATTGGACACTCAGAACGTCGTGAGTTATTCCACGAAACTGATGAAGATGTTAACAAAAAAGCACACGCTGTTTTCAATCACGGTATGACACCAATTATTTGTGTTGGTGAAACTGATGAAGAACGTGAAAATGGTAAAGCGAATGACATCGTTAGCAACCAAGTTAAAAAAGCTGTAGAAAGTTTATCTGATGATCAACTTAAAGAAGTTGTTATCGCTTATGAACCAATCTGGGCTATCGGTACTGGTAAATCAGCTACATCTGAAGATGCTAACGAAATGTGTGCACAAGTACGTAAAACAGTTGCAGAAGTTGCTAGCCAAGACGTTGCAGATGCAACACGTATTCAATACGGTGGTAGTGTGAAACCTAACAACGTTAAAGAATACATGGCTCAATCTGACATTGATGGTGCATTAGTTGGTGGCGCATCATTAAAAGTTGAAGATTTTGTACAATTGTTAGAAGGTGCTAAATAA
- a CDS encoding phosphoglycerate kinase yields MAKKIVSDLDLKGKVVLERADFNVPLKEGNITNDNRIVQALPTIKYIIEQGGKLVLFSHLGKVKQESDKEGLTLKPVADALSEKLGKEVTFVPETRGEKLESAIKNLNEGDVLLVENTRFEDLDGKKESKNDPELGKYWASLGDVFVNDAFGTAHREHASNVGISTHLETAAGYLMEKEIKFIGGVVNDPHKPVIAILGGAKVSDKIGVIKNLVNIADKILIGGGMAYTFLKAQGKEIGLSLLEEDKIDFAKELLENNGEQIVLPVDAKVAKEFSNDAEITEVSTDDIPADQEALDVGPKTVELFAKELEGAHTVVWNGPMGVFEFSNFAQGTIGVCKAIANLKDATTIIGGGDSAAAAISLGFEDDFTHISTGGGASLEYLEGKELPGIKAINNK; encoded by the coding sequence ATGGCAAAAAAAATTGTTTCTGATTTAGATTTAAAAGGAAAAGTTGTTCTTGAACGTGCTGATTTCAATGTACCTTTAAAAGAGGGTAACATCACTAACGATAACCGTATTGTTCAAGCTTTACCAACAATTAAGTACATCATCGAACAAGGTGGTAAATTAGTATTATTTTCTCACTTAGGAAAAGTAAAACAAGAAAGTGACAAAGAAGGTTTAACTTTAAAACCTGTTGCTGATGCATTATCTGAAAAATTAGGTAAAGAGGTTACTTTCGTACCTGAAACTCGTGGTGAAAAATTAGAATCTGCTATCAAAAACTTAAATGAAGGCGATGTATTATTAGTTGAAAATACTCGTTTTGAAGATTTAGATGGTAAAAAAGAATCTAAAAATGACCCTGAACTAGGTAAATACTGGGCTTCACTAGGCGATGTATTTGTAAATGATGCATTCGGTACAGCTCATCGTGAACACGCATCAAATGTAGGCATTTCTACGCATTTAGAAACTGCTGCTGGATACTTAATGGAAAAAGAAATTAAATTTATTGGTGGCGTAGTTAATGATCCGCATAAACCAGTAATTGCTATTTTAGGTGGTGCTAAAGTCTCTGATAAAATTGGCGTAATTAAAAACTTAGTAAATATCGCTGATAAAATTCTTATCGGTGGTGGTATGGCGTATACTTTCTTAAAAGCACAAGGTAAAGAAATCGGTTTATCTTTATTAGAAGAAGATAAAATAGATTTTGCTAAAGAGTTATTAGAAAATAACGGCGAGCAAATCGTATTACCTGTAGACGCAAAAGTAGCTAAAGAATTTTCTAACGATGCTGAAATTACTGAAGTATCAACTGATGACATTCCTGCCGATCAAGAAGCACTAGATGTTGGACCTAAAACAGTTGAATTATTCGCTAAAGAATTAGAAGGTGCACATACAGTAGTATGGAATGGACCAATGGGTGTATTCGAATTCAGTAACTTTGCTCAAGGTACAATCGGCGTATGTAAAGCTATCGCTAACTTAAAAGATGCTACTACTATTATTGGTGGTGGGGATTCAGCAGCTGCTGCAATCTCATTAGGCTTTGAAGATGACTTCACTCACATCTCTACAGGTGGCGGTGCGTCATTAGAATACCTTGAAGGTAAAGAATTACCTGGTATTAAAGCGATTAATAATAAATAA
- the gap gene encoding type I glyceraldehyde-3-phosphate dehydrogenase, which translates to MAVKVAINGFGRIGRLAFRRIQDVEGIEVVAVNDLTDDEMLAHLLKYDTMQGRFTSEVEVIDGGFRVNGKEVKSYEEPDASKLPWGDLDIDVVLECTGFYTDKEKAEAHINAGAKKVLISAPAKGDVKTIVFNTNHKDLDGSETVVSGASCTTNSLAPVAKVLSDEFGIVEGLMTTIHAYTGDQMTQDGPHRKGDKRRARAAAQNIVPNSTGAAKAIGKVIPEIDGKLDGGAQRVPVATGSLTEVTVVLEKDVTVEDVNNAMKNASNESFGYTEDEIVSSDVVGMTYGSLFDATQTRVMSVGDRQLVKVAAWYDNEMSYTAQLVRTLEYLAELS; encoded by the coding sequence ATGGCAGTAAAAGTAGCAATCAATGGTTTTGGTAGAATTGGTCGTTTAGCATTCAGAAGAATTCAAGATGTTGAAGGAATTGAAGTAGTAGCAGTAAACGACTTAACTGATGACGAAATGTTAGCTCATTTATTAAAATATGACACTATGCAAGGTCGCTTCACTAGTGAAGTCGAAGTTATTGATGGTGGTTTCCGTGTAAATGGTAAAGAAGTCAAATCTTACGAAGAACCAGATGCAAGCAAATTACCTTGGGGCGATTTAGATATCGACGTAGTGTTAGAATGTACTGGTTTCTATACTGATAAAGAAAAAGCAGAAGCTCATATCAATGCAGGAGCTAAAAAAGTATTAATTTCTGCACCAGCAAAAGGTGATGTTAAAACAATCGTATTTAACACTAACCACAAAGACTTAGATGGTTCTGAAACAGTAGTTTCAGGTGCTTCATGTACTACTAACTCATTAGCACCGGTTGCTAAAGTATTAAGCGATGAATTTGGTATCGTTGAAGGTTTAATGACAACTATCCACGCTTACACTGGTGACCAAATGACTCAAGACGGTCCTCACAGAAAAGGTGACAAACGTCGTGCTCGTGCAGCAGCTCAAAACATCGTACCTAACTCAACAGGTGCAGCTAAAGCTATCGGTAAAGTAATCCCTGAAATCGATGGTAAATTAGACGGTGGTGCACAACGTGTACCTGTAGCAACTGGTTCATTAACTGAAGTAACAGTTGTATTAGAAAAAGACGTTACAGTTGAAGACGTTAACAATGCAATGAAAAACGCTTCAAACGAATCATTCGGTTACACTGAAGACGAAATTGTTTCTTCAGATGTAGTTGGTATGACTTACGGTTCATTATTCGATGCTACACAAACTCGTGTAATGTCAGTTGGTGATCGTCAATTAGTTAAAGTTGCAGCTTGGTATGACAATGAAATGTCTTACACTGCTCAATTAGTACGTACTTTAGAATATTTAGCAGAATTATCTTAA
- a CDS encoding sugar-binding transcriptional regulator, with protein sequence MKDLIKIQQKLIPDLIDKMYRRFSILTTISNNQPVGRRSLSEHMDITERVLRSETDMLKKQDLIQVKSTGMEITAEGTEVLNQLNDYFNVYSDDNQLATQIKERYNIKEVHVIPGDADNHENVKAEMGRQAGQLLESILYEDAIVSVTGGSTMANVSQAMHLLPFNVFFVPARGGLGENVVYQANTISASMAQQTGGYYTTLYVPDNVSESTYNTLLMEPSVVHTLDKIKQANITIHGIGDALKMAHRRQSSDEVIESLQHHQAVAEAFGYYFDAQGKVVHKVKTIGLQLEDLETKEFIFAVAGGQSKGEAIKAYLSIAPKNTVLITDEAAAKVILNK encoded by the coding sequence GTGAAAGACTTGATTAAAATTCAACAAAAGCTGATACCTGATTTAATAGATAAAATGTATCGACGCTTTTCTATCTTAACTACTATCTCGAATAATCAGCCAGTAGGTAGACGAAGTTTAAGCGAGCATATGGATATTACAGAGCGTGTTTTAAGATCTGAAACAGATATGCTAAAAAAGCAAGATCTTATTCAAGTTAAATCAACAGGTATGGAGATTACAGCTGAAGGGACTGAAGTTCTAAATCAGCTAAATGATTACTTCAATGTGTATAGCGACGATAATCAATTAGCTACACAAATTAAAGAGAGATATAACATTAAAGAAGTTCATGTTATACCTGGTGATGCTGATAATCATGAGAATGTAAAAGCTGAAATGGGACGACAAGCTGGACAATTATTAGAAAGCATATTATATGAAGATGCGATTGTATCAGTAACAGGTGGGTCTACAATGGCTAATGTAAGTCAAGCGATGCACTTATTACCGTTTAACGTTTTCTTTGTCCCAGCTAGAGGTGGCCTTGGTGAAAATGTTGTTTATCAAGCAAATACAATTTCAGCGAGTATGGCTCAACAAACTGGTGGTTATTACACAACATTGTATGTACCCGATAATGTGAGCGAATCAACATATAATACATTATTGATGGAACCTTCTGTAGTACATACATTAGATAAAATTAAACAAGCAAATATTACAATTCACGGTATTGGTGATGCGCTGAAAATGGCGCATCGTAGACAATCGTCTGATGAGGTGATTGAAAGCCTTCAACATCACCAAGCCGTAGCTGAAGCTTTCGGTTACTATTTTGACGCTCAAGGAAAGGTTGTTCATAAAGTTAAAACAATCGGATTACAACTTGAGGATTTAGAAACGAAAGAATTTATATTTGCTGTTGCCGGAGGTCAATCTAAAGGTGAAGCCATTAAAGCTTACTTAAGTATTGCTCCTAAAAATACAGTATTAATTACTGATGAAGCAGCAGCAAAAGTAATATTAAATAAGTAA
- a CDS encoding DUF4887 domain-containing protein: MSGISKIISTIVILLLLIGLAFAIFSFVDHSKRGNERLSDQTTEKNKDSDKKDDKKDDKKDEKDKDSDKKDKSKDKPVSENKTQSKENNSAQNTKQYNADVVDQGNVGTQQAPKTQETQQATPSSQQKTQQTPRTKESTGDANTKQQKSTQNSTQNKQTATQEQPTQEREDNENNSSQTNNAHSGSASNNNSNNNNNNAASNQSSPRTNQIPSANRTQQANTQEASTQQRSTQQSSTQQRSAQQSVQRSTTQSQNQNQSQQSQSSNGNDKN; the protein is encoded by the coding sequence ATGAGTGGTATTTCAAAAATTATCAGTACAATTGTCATTTTACTTTTACTCATAGGATTAGCATTTGCTATTTTTTCATTTGTAGATCATTCAAAACGTGGAAATGAACGTTTAAGTGATCAAACTACAGAAAAGAATAAAGATAGCGATAAAAAAGATGATAAGAAAGATGATAAGAAAGATGAAAAAGATAAAGATAGTGACAAAAAAGATAAATCTAAAGATAAGCCAGTTAGCGAAAACAAAACTCAGTCAAAAGAGAATAATTCAGCACAAAACACCAAACAATATAATGCAGATGTTGTTGATCAAGGCAATGTAGGAACTCAACAAGCACCTAAAACACAAGAAACACAACAAGCTACACCTTCTTCACAACAAAAGACACAACAAACGCCACGTACTAAGGAATCAACGGGTGACGCTAATACTAAACAACAAAAATCAACTCAGAACTCTACACAAAATAAACAAACAGCTACTCAAGAACAACCAACACAAGAACGAGAGGATAACGAAAATAACTCTTCTCAAACTAATAATGCACATTCTGGTTCAGCCTCAAATAATAATAGTAATAACAACAATAATAATGCAGCAAGTAATCAGTCATCTCCTAGAACAAATCAAATACCAAGTGCTAATAGAACACAACAAGCGAATACTCAAGAAGCTTCAACTCAACAAAGATCTACTCAACAATCATCAACTCAACAAAGATCAGCTCAACAGTCAGTACAACGTAGTACTACACAATCTCAAAATCAAAATCAAAGTCAACAGTCACAGTCATCAAATGGAAATGATAAAAATTAA
- a CDS encoding TIGR01777 family oxidoreductase has product MKQYLITGGTGMVGSHLVEEIKKQDAHITILTRSDKESDEPKISYINWSKNGWEEQVPAIDVVINLAGASLNKRWTESYKQTIMTSRIQSTQALVDLFKNRSKKPEVLFNASAMGYYPPSLHHTYTEQYHTLPFDFLSDVVYQWERIAKQFEEFGTRVVLGRFSMILSDEGGSLPMMKLPYKFYVGGKLGSGRQWYSWIHIDDLVRAILFTINEPTAKGPFNMAAPMPERQNLFGYTLGRVMHRPHETWVPGCIMRAALGQMSTVVLDTQKVLPNKLDALDFDFKYPNLKVALEDLISK; this is encoded by the coding sequence ATGAAACAATATCTTATTACCGGTGGCACTGGAATGGTAGGTAGCCACTTAGTTGAAGAAATTAAAAAGCAAGATGCACATATTACTATTTTAACGCGTAGTGATAAAGAAAGTGACGAACCTAAAATTTCATATATAAATTGGTCTAAAAACGGTTGGGAAGAACAGGTTCCGGCCATCGATGTGGTAATTAATCTTGCAGGTGCATCGTTAAATAAACGCTGGACTGAATCTTACAAACAAACGATCATGACAAGTCGTATCCAATCTACACAAGCTTTAGTTGATTTATTTAAAAATCGCTCGAAAAAACCTGAAGTGCTATTTAATGCGAGTGCTATGGGGTATTATCCACCAAGCTTACATCACACATATACTGAGCAATATCACACGCTTCCATTCGATTTCTTATCAGATGTAGTGTATCAATGGGAACGTATTGCTAAACAATTTGAAGAGTTTGGCACTCGTGTTGTGTTAGGTAGATTTAGTATGATTCTATCTGACGAGGGTGGCTCTCTACCAATGATGAAATTGCCGTATAAATTCTATGTAGGGGGTAAATTAGGTTCTGGTCGTCAATGGTATTCATGGATTCATATTGATGATTTAGTTCGCGCTATTTTATTCACGATCAATGAACCAACTGCTAAAGGACCTTTTAATATGGCAGCACCAATGCCTGAGCGACAAAACTTATTCGGCTATACACTTGGTCGCGTTATGCATCGACCACATGAAACATGGGTTCCAGGCTGTATAATGAGAGCAGCTTTAGGACAAATGTCTACAGTTGTATTAGACACGCAAAAAGTTCTACCTAATAAACTTGATGCGTTAGATTTTGATTTCAAATATCCTAACCTGAAGGTAGCGCTTGAAGACTTAATTAGCAAGTAA
- the clpP gene encoding ATP-dependent Clp endopeptidase proteolytic subunit ClpP: MNLIPTVIETTNRGERAYDIYSRLLKDRIIMLGSAIDDNVANSIVSQLLFLQAQDSEKDIYLYINSPGGSVTAGFAIYDTIQHIKPDVQTICIGMAASMGSFLLAAGAKGKRFALPNAEVMIHQPLGGAQGQATEIEIAANHILKTREKLNRILAERTGQSIEKIQKDTDRDNFLTADEAKEYGLIDGVMQPEDQNK, encoded by the coding sequence ATGAATTTAATTCCTACAGTTATTGAAACAACAAATCGTGGCGAACGTGCTTACGATATTTATTCACGTTTATTAAAAGACCGTATCATCATGTTAGGTTCAGCAATTGATGATAACGTAGCAAACTCAATTGTATCACAATTATTATTCTTACAAGCTCAAGACTCTGAAAAAGATATTTATCTATATATTAACTCTCCAGGCGGTAGCGTGACTGCTGGATTTGCGATTTATGATACTATCCAACACATCAAACCAGATGTACAAACAATTTGTATTGGTATGGCTGCTTCAATGGGTTCATTCTTATTAGCTGCTGGTGCAAAAGGTAAACGTTTCGCATTACCTAACGCTGAAGTAATGATTCACCAACCATTAGGTGGTGCTCAAGGTCAAGCAACTGAAATCGAAATCGCTGCTAACCATATCTTAAAAACACGCGAAAAATTAAACAGAATTTTAGCTGAACGCACAGGTCAAAGTATTGAAAAAATTCAAAAAGATACTGACCGTGATAACTTCTTAACAGCTGATGAAGCTAAAGAATATGGTTTAATTGATGGTGTAATGCAACCCGAAGATCAAAATAAATAA
- a CDS encoding DUF1828 domain-containing protein encodes MEIIEQKMDEYFSWLKQRYSYKKLDGSTEITTPFKNHLNDYIRIYVDILNNNELLLSDDGLTLNELKMSGIDINTKTRKKLISSIMNQFNLTLDDDEIISYVQNDTFAQSKHNLIQGILKIYDLTLTSKSNVSSLFYEEVFDFLFNEDITGTANVAVAGESGIKYTIDFILPAKKNKPEKLLNFANNLDFNKITSDAFAYRDVKPNRPNRNNLESEMFIIANDIENSVSSRVKQAADYEGVSILKWSNKQEILKALN; translated from the coding sequence GTGGAAATTATTGAGCAAAAAATGGATGAATATTTTAGTTGGCTTAAACAACGTTATAGTTATAAAAAGCTTGATGGCTCTACTGAAATCACCACTCCTTTTAAAAATCATTTAAATGATTACATTAGAATATATGTAGATATATTAAATAATAATGAATTACTACTTTCTGATGATGGCTTAACGTTAAATGAGCTAAAAATGTCTGGTATTGATATAAATACTAAAACTAGAAAAAAATTAATTAGTTCAATTATGAATCAATTTAATTTGACATTGGATGACGATGAAATAATATCCTACGTCCAAAACGATACTTTTGCCCAATCTAAACATAATTTAATTCAAGGAATTTTAAAAATTTATGATTTAACTTTAACAAGCAAATCAAATGTTTCAAGTCTATTTTATGAAGAAGTTTTCGACTTTTTATTCAATGAAGATATAACTGGAACAGCGAATGTTGCCGTAGCTGGAGAGTCAGGTATAAAATATACTATAGATTTTATATTACCTGCTAAAAAAAATAAGCCTGAAAAACTTTTGAATTTTGCAAACAATTTAGACTTTAATAAAATAACTTCTGATGCTTTTGCTTATAGAGATGTAAAGCCTAACAGACCTAATAGAAATAACCTAGAATCTGAAATGTTTATAATTGCAAATGATATTGAAAATAGTGTTTCTTCTCGGGTAAAACAGGCTGCTGATTATGAAGGCGTTTCAATTCTTAAATGGTCTAATAAGCAAGAAATACTAAAGGCTTTAAACTAA